Proteins from a genomic interval of Streptomyces sp. NBC_00820:
- a CDS encoding GNAT family N-acetyltransferase → MDDRLTRIRPMTLADCDRVSEIRIRGWQHAYRGLMPQPYLDALSVARDAERRRARFGQGDAPVVNLVAERAGETVGWAAIGPYRDDDGPTADAELYAIYVDPAHLGGGVGRALLAESVARCSEYPRMLLWVLKENVRARRFYERAGFRADGAEEPFDVDGAAVPEVRYAREL, encoded by the coding sequence ATGGACGACCGGCTCACCCGTATCCGCCCGATGACCCTCGCCGACTGCGACCGCGTCTCGGAGATCCGCATCCGCGGCTGGCAGCACGCCTACCGGGGACTCATGCCGCAGCCCTACCTCGACGCGCTGAGCGTGGCGCGGGACGCCGAGCGGCGGCGGGCCCGGTTCGGGCAGGGGGACGCTCCGGTGGTGAACCTGGTGGCCGAGCGGGCGGGCGAGACCGTCGGCTGGGCGGCGATCGGGCCGTACCGGGACGACGACGGGCCCACCGCCGACGCCGAGCTGTACGCGATCTACGTCGACCCCGCGCACCTGGGCGGCGGCGTCGGGCGGGCGCTGCTGGCCGAGTCCGTCGCGCGGTGCTCCGAGTACCCGCGGATGCTCCTGTGGGTCCTGAAGGAGAACGTGCGCGCCCGCCGCTTCTACGAGCGCGCCGGCTTCCGTGCGGACGGCGCCGAGGAGCCCTTCGACGTGGACGGCGCGGCGGTGCCCGAGGTGCGGTACGCCAGGGAGCTGTGA
- the ccrA gene encoding crotonyl-CoA carboxylase/reductase, with protein sequence MKDILDAIQSPDSTSADFAALPLPDSYRAITVHKDETEMFAGLETRDKDPRKSIHLDEVPVPELGPGEALVAVMASSVNYNSVWTSIFEPLSTFGFLERYGKLSELTKRHDLPYHIIGSDLAGVVLRTGPGVNAWKPGDEVVAHCLSVELESSDGHNDTMLDPEQRIWGFETNFGGLAEIALVKSNQLMPKPAHLSWEEAAAPGLVNSTAYRQLVSRNGAGMKQGDNVLIWGASGGLGSYATQFALAGGANPICVVSSPQKAEICRAMGAEAIIDRNAEDYRFWKDEHTQDPKEWKRFGKRIRELTGGEDVDIVFEHPGRETFGASVYVTRKGGTIVTCASTSGYNHEYDNRYLWMSLKRIIGSHFANYREAWEANRLVAKGKIHPTLSKVYSLEETGQAAYDVHRNLHQGKVGVLCLAPEEGMGVRDEEMRAKHVDAINRFRNI encoded by the coding sequence GTGAAGGACATCCTCGACGCGATCCAGTCGCCCGACTCCACGTCGGCCGACTTCGCCGCTCTGCCGCTCCCCGACTCGTACCGCGCGATCACCGTGCACAAGGACGAGACGGAGATGTTCGCGGGCCTGGAGACCCGCGACAAGGACCCGCGCAAGTCGATCCACCTGGACGAGGTGCCGGTGCCCGAACTGGGCCCGGGCGAAGCCCTGGTGGCCGTCATGGCCTCCTCGGTCAACTACAACTCGGTCTGGACCTCGATCTTCGAGCCGCTGTCGACGTTCGGCTTCCTGGAGCGCTACGGCAAGCTCTCGGAGCTGACCAAGCGCCACGACCTGCCGTACCACATCATCGGTTCCGACCTCGCGGGCGTCGTGCTGCGCACCGGCCCGGGCGTCAACGCCTGGAAGCCCGGCGACGAGGTCGTCGCGCACTGCCTCTCCGTCGAGCTGGAGTCCTCGGACGGCCACAACGACACGATGCTCGACCCCGAGCAGCGCATCTGGGGCTTCGAGACCAACTTCGGCGGCCTGGCGGAGATAGCGCTCGTCAAGTCCAACCAGCTGATGCCGAAGCCCGCGCACCTGTCGTGGGAGGAGGCGGCGGCCCCCGGCCTGGTCAACTCCACCGCCTACCGCCAGCTGGTCTCCCGCAACGGCGCCGGCATGAAGCAGGGCGACAACGTCCTCATCTGGGGCGCGAGCGGCGGACTGGGCTCCTACGCAACGCAGTTCGCCCTCGCCGGCGGCGCCAACCCCATCTGCGTGGTGAGCAGCCCGCAGAAGGCGGAGATCTGCCGCGCCATGGGCGCCGAGGCGATCATCGACCGCAACGCCGAGGACTACAGGTTCTGGAAGGACGAGCACACCCAGGACCCCAAGGAGTGGAAGCGCTTCGGCAAGCGCATCCGCGAACTCACCGGCGGCGAGGACGTCGACATCGTCTTCGAGCACCCCGGCCGCGAGACCTTCGGCGCCTCGGTCTACGTCACCCGCAAGGGCGGCACGATCGTCACCTGTGCCTCGACCTCGGGCTACAACCACGAGTACGACAACCGCTACCTGTGGATGTCCCTGAAGCGGATCATCGGCTCGCACTTCGCCAACTACCGCGAGGCCTGGGAGGCCAACCGGCTCGTCGCGAAGGGCAAGATCCACCCGACGCTGTCGAAGGTCTACTCCCTGGAGGAGACCGGCCAGGCGGCCTACGACGTGCACCGCAACCTCCACCAGGGCAAGGTCGGCGTGCTGTGCCTGGCCCCCGAGGAGGGCATGGGCGTGCGCGACGAGGAGATGCGCGCCAAGCACGTCGACGCCATCAACCGCTTCCGCAACATCTGA
- a CDS encoding SRPBCC family protein yields MAQVEATTERVVAADAEKVFDALADYTGTRRKLLPEHFSEYEVREGGDGEGTLVHWKLQATSKRVRDCLLEVAEPTEGELVEKDRNSTMVTTWRVTPAGEGSSRVTVTTTWKGAGGIGGFFERTFAPKGLGRIYDAVLANLATEVEK; encoded by the coding sequence ATGGCGCAGGTCGAGGCCACTACGGAGCGGGTCGTCGCGGCGGACGCGGAGAAGGTGTTCGACGCCCTCGCCGACTACACCGGCACCCGGCGCAAGCTGCTGCCCGAGCACTTCAGCGAGTACGAGGTGCGCGAGGGCGGCGACGGCGAGGGCACCCTCGTCCACTGGAAGCTCCAGGCCACCAGCAAGCGGGTGCGCGACTGCCTCCTCGAGGTCGCCGAGCCCACCGAGGGCGAGCTGGTCGAGAAGGACCGCAACTCCACCATGGTCACCACCTGGCGCGTCACCCCGGCCGGTGAGGGCAGCTCCCGGGTCACCGTCACCACCACCTGGAAGGGCGCCGGCGGCATCGGCGGCTTCTTCGAGCGGACCTTCGCCCCCAAGGGCCTCGGGCGGATCTACGACGCGGTCCTCGCCAACCTCGCCACCGAGGTCGAGAAGTAG
- a CDS encoding TetR family transcriptional regulator has product MSQPAKSSRTPATSDAPESAAGSRAAAQRLKMRRELAAAAMELFATKGYEATTVDEIAAAAGVARRTFFRHFRSKEEAIFPDHDDTLVRAEAVLNAAPAHEHPLDTVCRGIKEVMKMYAARPEISVARYRLTREVPTLREAEIASVARYERLFTRYLLGHFDEHAHADDANDDPLLAEVAASAVVTAHNHVLRRWLRADGQGDVEAQLDHAFAIVRKTFGNGIGAGRGPAAQASAGAPVTASAHGEVLVTVARTDAPLEEVMRTIEEALKER; this is encoded by the coding sequence ATGTCCCAGCCCGCCAAGTCCTCCCGTACACCCGCTACGTCCGACGCGCCGGAGAGTGCCGCCGGCAGCCGCGCCGCCGCCCAGCGGCTCAAGATGCGCCGAGAACTGGCGGCCGCCGCGATGGAACTCTTCGCGACGAAGGGGTACGAGGCGACCACCGTCGACGAGATCGCGGCCGCGGCCGGGGTCGCGCGACGCACCTTCTTCCGTCACTTCCGCTCCAAGGAAGAGGCGATCTTCCCGGACCACGACGACACGCTGGTCCGCGCCGAGGCGGTCCTCAACGCCGCCCCCGCGCACGAGCATCCGCTCGACACCGTGTGCCGCGGCATCAAGGAAGTCATGAAGATGTACGCGGCGCGGCCGGAGATCTCGGTCGCCCGCTACAGGCTGACGCGCGAGGTGCCCACCCTGCGCGAGGCCGAGATCGCCTCCGTGGCCCGCTACGAGCGCCTGTTCACCCGCTATCTGCTCGGCCACTTCGACGAGCACGCGCACGCCGACGACGCCAACGACGACCCCCTGCTCGCCGAGGTCGCCGCCTCCGCGGTCGTCACCGCCCACAACCACGTCCTCAGGCGCTGGCTGCGGGCCGACGGACAGGGCGACGTGGAGGCCCAGCTCGACCACGCCTTCGCGATCGTCCGCAAGACCTTCGGCAACGGCATCGGCGCCGGCCGCGGCCCGGCCGCCCAGGCGTCCGCCGGCGCCCCCGTGACGGCCTCCGCGCACGGCGAGGTGCTGGTGACCGTCGCCCGCACCGACGCGCCGCTGGAAGAGGTCATGCGGACCATCGAGGAGGCGCTGAAGGAGCGCTGA
- a CDS encoding 3-hydroxyacyl-CoA dehydrogenase family protein has protein sequence MATPLSHTPLSPLATIAVVGLGTMGTGITEVLAKAGRQVIGVDVSEAQAAKAVAALETATARAVERGRLTERERTDALARVRTSTDLRAAADADLVIEVVPESYEIKQQIFRELDGIVRPETILATGTNALSVTRLAADSARPERVLGLHFFNPAPAMKLVEVVSSVLTAPQAVAAVTDLAIELGKEPVAVGDRPGFVADGLLFGYLNQAAAMYEARYASREDIDAAMRLGCGLPMGPLALLDLIGIDTARTVLEAMYAESRDRLHAPAPILKQLSEAGLTGRKSGRGFYSYEAPGSAAVVADALTPAGSGTGTAGRPVHSVGVAGSGTMASGIAEVFAKAGYTVVLAARSPEKAEAAKARIGKSLARSVDKGRLTAEAAALTLDRITPAGSYDAFADVDLAVEAVAEDLEVKRQLFATLDKVCKPGAVLATTTSSLPVVACARATSRPQDVIGMHFFNPAPAMKLVEVVRTVLTADDVHATVREVCATVRKHAVDCGDRAGFIVNALLFPYLNNAIKMVQEHYASLDDIDAAMKLGGGYPMGPFELLDVVGLDVSLAIEKVLHREFRDPGLAPAPLLEHLVAAGCLGRKTGRGFREYARR, from the coding sequence ATGGCCACTCCCCTGTCCCACACCCCTCTGTCTCCCCTCGCGACGATCGCCGTCGTCGGCCTCGGCACCATGGGCACCGGTATCACCGAGGTCCTGGCCAAGGCCGGCCGGCAGGTGATCGGCGTCGACGTCAGCGAGGCCCAGGCCGCCAAGGCCGTCGCCGCGCTGGAGACCGCGACCGCCCGCGCCGTGGAGCGCGGCCGGCTGACCGAGCGGGAGCGCACCGACGCCCTGGCCCGGGTCCGCACCTCCACCGACCTGCGCGCGGCGGCCGACGCCGACCTCGTGATCGAGGTGGTCCCGGAGTCGTACGAGATCAAGCAGCAGATCTTCCGTGAACTGGACGGGATCGTCCGGCCGGAGACGATCCTCGCGACCGGCACCAACGCCCTGTCGGTCACGCGCCTGGCCGCCGACTCGGCCCGTCCCGAGCGGGTGCTCGGGCTGCACTTCTTCAACCCGGCGCCCGCGATGAAGCTGGTCGAGGTCGTCTCGTCGGTGCTCACCGCGCCGCAGGCCGTCGCCGCGGTCACCGACCTGGCGATCGAGCTGGGCAAGGAGCCGGTCGCGGTCGGCGACCGCCCCGGATTCGTCGCGGACGGGCTGCTGTTCGGCTACCTCAACCAGGCGGCCGCGATGTACGAGGCCCGGTACGCCTCCCGCGAGGACATCGACGCGGCGATGCGGCTCGGCTGCGGCCTGCCGATGGGCCCCCTCGCCCTGCTGGACCTGATCGGCATCGACACCGCGCGCACGGTCCTGGAGGCCATGTACGCCGAGTCCCGGGACCGGCTGCACGCCCCCGCCCCGATCCTGAAGCAGCTCAGCGAGGCCGGCCTGACCGGCCGCAAGTCCGGGCGCGGTTTCTACAGTTACGAGGCTCCGGGCAGTGCCGCGGTCGTGGCCGACGCCCTGACCCCGGCGGGCTCCGGAACAGGGACCGCGGGCCGGCCGGTGCACTCGGTCGGCGTCGCCGGCTCCGGCACGATGGCGTCGGGCATCGCCGAGGTGTTCGCCAAGGCCGGGTACACGGTCGTGCTGGCCGCCCGCAGCCCGGAGAAGGCCGAGGCCGCCAAGGCCCGGATCGGCAAGTCCCTCGCGCGCTCCGTCGACAAGGGCCGGCTGACCGCCGAGGCCGCCGCCCTGACCCTGGACCGGATCACCCCGGCCGGCTCCTACGACGCCTTCGCCGACGTCGACCTGGCCGTCGAGGCGGTCGCGGAGGACCTGGAGGTCAAGCGGCAGCTGTTCGCGACGCTGGACAAGGTCTGCAAGCCGGGCGCGGTCCTGGCCACCACCACCTCCTCGCTGCCCGTCGTCGCCTGCGCCCGCGCCACCTCGCGCCCGCAGGACGTGATCGGCATGCACTTCTTCAACCCGGCCCCGGCGATGAAGCTGGTCGAGGTCGTCCGCACGGTCCTGACCGCCGACGACGTGCACGCCACGGTCCGCGAGGTGTGCGCCACGGTGCGCAAGCACGCCGTCGACTGCGGTGACCGCGCGGGCTTCATCGTGAACGCGCTGCTGTTCCCGTATCTCAACAACGCGATCAAGATGGTGCAGGAGCACTACGCGTCCCTCGACGACATCGACGCGGCGATGAAGCTGGGCGGCGGGTACCCGATGGGCCCGTTCGAACTGCTCGACGTCGTCGGCCTGGACGTCTCGCTGGCCATCGAGAAGGTGCTGCACCGCGAGTTCCGCGACCCGGGTCTGGCCCCGGCGCCGCTGCTGGAGCACCTGGTGGCCGCGGGCTGCCTCGGCCGCAAGACCGGCCGCGGCTTCCGCGAGTATGCCCGCCGCTGA
- a CDS encoding MaoC family dehydratase: protein MQFGRTYEEFEVGATYKHWPGKTVTEYDDHLFCLLTMNHHPLHMDANYAENTTDFGKNVVVGNYIYSLLLGMSVPDVSGKAIANLEIESLKHVAPTFHGDTIYGQTTVLDKWPSKSKNDRGIVHVETKGYKQDGTLVCVFRRKVMVPTETYIKERGGEQPGRPELNAPTAKTEK from the coding sequence ATGCAGTTCGGGCGCACCTACGAGGAGTTCGAGGTCGGGGCGACGTACAAGCACTGGCCGGGAAAGACGGTCACGGAGTACGACGACCACCTGTTCTGTCTCCTCACCATGAACCACCACCCGCTCCACATGGACGCCAACTACGCGGAGAACACGACCGACTTCGGCAAGAACGTCGTCGTCGGGAACTACATCTACTCCCTCCTGCTCGGCATGTCCGTCCCGGACGTCTCCGGCAAGGCGATCGCCAACCTGGAGATCGAGTCGCTCAAGCACGTGGCGCCGACCTTCCACGGCGACACGATCTACGGCCAGACGACCGTGCTCGACAAGTGGCCGTCGAAGTCGAAGAACGACCGCGGGATCGTCCACGTCGAGACCAAGGGCTACAAGCAGGACGGCACCCTGGTGTGCGTATTCCGCCGCAAGGTGATGGTGCCGACCGAGACGTACATCAAGGAGCGCGGCGGCGAGCAGCCCGGCCGCCCCGAGCTGAACGCACCTACGGCAAAGACGGAGAAGTAG
- a CDS encoding alpha/beta hydrolase → MRTRAAVLCATAAVLAGSVTAVPTAEAAPAQPAWKNCGTSDYPTLQCASLEVPLDHTNPSGRQITLALSRVPHTAKTSQGPLLVNPGGPGGSGLSLAGFVATALPKKVAAQYDVIGFDPRGVGRSTPALNCSPGWFGRVRPDTVPDTPAAEEAGLKRAQSFAASCARTYADVLPYIDTISAVQDMDAVRQSLGAPRISYFGYSYGTYLGAVYAKTYPTRVHRLVLDSVVDPTGVWYDDNIGQEYAFDDRHRALMAWIAKYDARYKLGTDPVKVEAKWYAMRAALAKKPAQDRVGASELEDTFIPGGYYDGYWPYLAEAFAAYVNAGKTGPLVEAYDNFAAVDSSGENGYSVYSAVQCRDAGWPRDWKRWQRDTWAVYDKAPFMAWNNTWYNAPCAFWPAATRKPVNIANGKLPPALLFQATGDAATPYHGGVTAHRLLAHSSLVVEEGGGNHGVTLSGNSCLDRYLADYLTDGTVPRGSGMSDADAVCEKSPDPKPLTAKAASTSSRGSTLHGMLGFRR, encoded by the coding sequence ATGAGAACACGCGCAGCCGTGCTGTGCGCGACCGCCGCCGTCCTGGCGGGCTCGGTCACCGCCGTGCCGACCGCCGAGGCGGCCCCGGCGCAGCCCGCCTGGAAGAACTGCGGCACCAGCGACTACCCCACGCTCCAGTGCGCCTCCCTGGAGGTGCCGCTGGACCACACGAATCCGTCCGGCCGGCAGATCACCCTGGCCCTGTCCCGCGTCCCGCACACCGCGAAGACCTCCCAGGGCCCGCTGCTGGTCAACCCCGGCGGTCCCGGCGGCAGCGGTCTGTCGCTGGCCGGGTTCGTCGCCACCGCGCTGCCGAAGAAGGTGGCCGCGCAGTACGACGTCATCGGCTTCGATCCGCGCGGCGTGGGCAGGAGCACGCCCGCGCTGAACTGCTCGCCCGGCTGGTTCGGGCGGGTGCGCCCGGACACGGTGCCGGACACGCCGGCCGCCGAGGAGGCGGGCCTGAAGCGCGCCCAGTCCTTCGCCGCCTCCTGCGCCCGCACCTACGCGGACGTGCTGCCGTACATCGACACCATCAGCGCGGTCCAGGACATGGACGCCGTCCGGCAGTCCCTCGGCGCCCCGCGGATCAGCTACTTCGGCTACTCCTACGGCACCTACCTCGGTGCGGTCTACGCCAAGACGTACCCCACGCGCGTGCACCGTCTGGTACTGGACTCGGTCGTGGACCCGACGGGCGTCTGGTACGACGACAACATCGGCCAGGAGTACGCCTTCGACGACCGCCACCGCGCCCTGATGGCCTGGATCGCCAAGTACGACGCGCGGTACAAGCTCGGCACCGACCCGGTCAAGGTCGAGGCCAAGTGGTACGCGATGCGGGCCGCCCTCGCGAAGAAGCCGGCGCAGGACCGGGTCGGCGCCTCCGAGCTGGAGGACACCTTCATCCCCGGCGGCTACTACGACGGCTACTGGCCCTACCTCGCCGAGGCGTTCGCCGCGTACGTCAACGCCGGGAAGACCGGCCCGCTGGTGGAGGCGTACGACAACTTCGCCGCGGTGGACTCCTCGGGCGAGAACGGGTACAGCGTGTACTCGGCGGTGCAGTGCCGGGACGCCGGCTGGCCGCGCGACTGGAAGCGCTGGCAGCGGGACACCTGGGCGGTGTACGACAAGGCTCCCTTCATGGCCTGGAACAACACCTGGTACAACGCGCCGTGCGCGTTCTGGCCGGCCGCCACCCGCAAGCCGGTGAACATCGCCAACGGCAAGCTGCCGCCCGCCCTGCTCTTCCAGGCCACGGGCGACGCGGCGACGCCGTACCACGGCGGCGTGACGGCCCATCGGCTGCTCGCCCACTCCAGCCTGGTGGTGGAGGAGGGCGGCGGCAACCACGGCGTCACGCTCAGCGGCAACTCCTGCCTGGACCGGTACCTCGCCGACTACCTGACCGACGGCACGGTGCCGCGCGGCTCCGGCATGAGCGACGCCGACGCGGTGTGCGAGAAGTCCCCCGACCCCAAGCCCCTGACCGCGAAGGCGGCTTCGACGTCGTCACGGGGCTCGACCCTGCACGGGATGCTGGGCTTCCGCCGGTAG
- a CDS encoding adenylosuccinate lyase produces MDEESRSLTERIRQESRGTPAYDRLLATGDHDELADVLTAPGQPLWARELAAFRLGLAGDRRAFESLVLLLNHRDAPRCASAAHALARLGDPRTARAAAALATNELRVAYALYPVRLLAELRAPESVPALITTLERRLRPHDPYRRVALACVQGLGDLGDQRARRVLNEALAHPALAEAAVHALARIPQQQPRS; encoded by the coding sequence GTGGACGAAGAGTCGCGCTCGCTCACGGAGCGCATACGGCAGGAGTCGCGCGGCACGCCGGCGTACGACCGGCTGCTGGCGACCGGGGACCACGACGAACTCGCGGACGTCCTCACCGCGCCCGGACAGCCGCTGTGGGCCAGGGAACTGGCCGCGTTCCGGCTCGGCCTGGCCGGCGACCGCCGCGCCTTCGAGTCCCTGGTGCTGCTCCTCAACCACCGCGACGCGCCCCGCTGCGCCTCCGCCGCCCACGCCCTGGCCCGCCTCGGCGACCCGCGCACGGCCCGCGCCGCCGCCGCCCTCGCCACCAACGAACTCCGGGTCGCCTACGCCCTGTACCCGGTACGGCTCCTGGCCGAGCTGCGCGCCCCCGAGTCCGTGCCCGCGCTGATCACCACCCTGGAGCGCCGGCTGCGCCCGCACGACCCCTACCGCCGGGTCGCCCTGGCCTGCGTGCAGGGGCTGGGCGACCTCGGCGACCAGCGTGCCCGCCGGGTCCTGAACGAGGCCCTCGCCCATCCCGCGCTCGCCGAGGCGGCCGTGCACGCCCTCGCCCGCATCCCGCAGCAGCAGCCGCGGAGCTGA
- a CDS encoding protein meaA — MRNVGTGTEHPAPQAQKERDRPWLMRTYAGHSTAEASNELYRRNLAKGQTGLSVAFDLPTQTGYDPDHILARGEVGRVGVPVSHLGDMRRLFQDIPLEQMNTSMTINATAMWMLALYQVVAEEQGVDITQLQGTTQNDIVKEYLSRGTHVFPPGPSLRLTTDMIAYTVSHIPKWNPINICSYHLQEAGATPVQEIAYAMSTAIAVLDAVRDSGQVPAERMGDVVARISFFVNAGVRFVEEMCKMRAFGRIWDKVTRERYGIENPKQRRFRYGVQVNSLGLTEAQPENNVQRIVLEMLAVTLSKDARARAVQLPAWNEALGLPRPWDQQWSLRIQQVLAHESDLLEYEDIFAGSHVIEAKVSTLVEECLAEMDRIEAMGGAMAAVESGYLKAQLVASHAERRARIESGQEKIVGVNIFETTEPNPLTADLDTAIQTVDPAVEARVIEAMGTWRDTRYQPPFNHPRPCKALERLKEAAKGTGNLMAATLECARAGVTTGEWAGALREVFGEYRAPTGVSSAPVAVPAEPGSAMADVRARVDVTARDLGVGKLRFLVGKPGLDGHSNGAEQIAVRARDAGFEVVYQGIRLTPEQIVDAALAEDVHAVGLSILSGSHAQLVPDVLQRLRVAGATDIPVIAGGIIPNGDAELLRAEGVAAVFTPKDFDITGIIGRIVDEIRKANKLDPLEVPA, encoded by the coding sequence CTGAGGAACGTCGGCACCGGCACGGAGCACCCTGCGCCGCAGGCGCAAAAAGAAAGGGACCGGCCGTGGCTCATGCGCACGTACGCCGGCCACTCCACGGCCGAGGCGTCCAACGAGCTGTACCGGCGCAACCTCGCCAAGGGCCAGACCGGCCTGTCGGTGGCGTTCGACCTGCCGACACAGACCGGCTACGACCCCGACCACATCCTCGCCCGCGGCGAGGTCGGCCGGGTCGGCGTGCCCGTCTCGCACCTCGGTGACATGCGCCGGCTGTTCCAGGACATCCCCCTGGAGCAGATGAACACCTCGATGACGATCAACGCCACCGCCATGTGGATGCTGGCGCTCTACCAGGTCGTCGCCGAGGAACAGGGCGTGGACATCACGCAGCTCCAGGGGACGACCCAGAACGACATCGTCAAGGAGTACCTCTCCCGGGGCACGCACGTCTTCCCGCCGGGACCGTCGCTCCGCCTGACGACGGACATGATCGCGTACACGGTCTCCCACATCCCCAAGTGGAACCCGATCAACATCTGCAGCTACCACCTGCAGGAGGCCGGGGCCACTCCGGTGCAGGAGATCGCGTACGCGATGTCCACCGCCATCGCCGTCCTCGACGCCGTGCGCGACTCCGGCCAGGTGCCGGCCGAGCGCATGGGCGACGTGGTGGCCCGTATCTCCTTCTTCGTCAACGCGGGCGTCCGCTTCGTCGAGGAGATGTGCAAGATGCGCGCCTTCGGCCGCATCTGGGACAAGGTCACCCGGGAGCGGTACGGCATCGAGAACCCCAAGCAGCGCCGCTTCCGCTACGGCGTCCAGGTCAACTCCCTGGGCCTGACCGAGGCGCAGCCGGAGAACAACGTCCAGCGGATCGTACTGGAGATGCTGGCCGTGACCCTCTCCAAGGACGCCCGCGCCCGCGCCGTGCAACTCCCCGCCTGGAACGAGGCGCTGGGGCTGCCCCGGCCGTGGGACCAGCAGTGGAGCCTGCGCATCCAGCAGGTGCTGGCGCACGAGAGTGACCTGCTGGAGTACGAGGACATCTTCGCGGGCTCGCACGTCATCGAGGCGAAGGTGAGCACGCTCGTCGAGGAGTGCCTCGCCGAGATGGACCGGATCGAGGCGATGGGCGGCGCGATGGCCGCCGTCGAGTCCGGCTACCTCAAGGCGCAGCTGGTCGCCTCGCACGCCGAGCGCCGGGCCCGCATCGAGTCCGGGCAGGAGAAGATCGTCGGCGTCAACATCTTCGAGACGACCGAGCCGAATCCGCTCACGGCCGACCTGGACACCGCGATCCAGACGGTCGACCCGGCGGTCGAGGCCCGCGTCATCGAGGCGATGGGCACCTGGCGGGACACGCGCTACCAGCCGCCGTTCAACCACCCGCGCCCCTGCAAGGCGCTGGAGCGGCTGAAGGAGGCCGCCAAGGGCACCGGCAACCTCATGGCGGCCACGCTGGAGTGCGCCCGCGCCGGGGTGACCACCGGCGAGTGGGCGGGCGCGCTGCGCGAGGTGTTCGGCGAGTACCGGGCCCCGACCGGGGTCTCCTCGGCGCCGGTGGCCGTTCCCGCCGAGCCGGGCTCGGCCATGGCGGACGTCCGCGCCAGGGTGGACGTCACCGCCCGCGACCTGGGCGTGGGCAAGCTGCGCTTCCTGGTCGGCAAGCCGGGCCTGGACGGCCACTCCAACGGCGCCGAGCAGATCGCCGTGCGGGCCCGTGACGCGGGTTTCGAGGTGGTCTACCAGGGCATCCGGCTGACGCCCGAGCAGATCGTGGACGCGGCCCTGGCGGAGGACGTCCACGCCGTGGGCCTGTCCATCCTCTCCGGCTCGCACGCCCAGCTGGTGCCCGACGTACTCCAGCGGCTGCGTGTGGCCGGTGCCACAGATATACCCGTGATCGCAGGTGGCATCATCCCGAACGGTGACGCCGAACTTCTCCGCGCCGAAGGAGTGGCCGCGGTGTTCACCCCGAAGGACTTCGACATCACCGGAATTATCGGCCGCATCGTCGACGAGATCCGGAAAGCGAACAAGCTCGACCCCCTGGAGGTCCCCGCATGA
- a CDS encoding HpcH/HpaI aldolase/citrate lyase family protein, translating into MTVNRLRPRRSCLAVPGSNPRFLEKAQGLPADQVFLDLEDACAPLAKPEARHTIVKFLNEGDWTGKTRVVRVNDWTTEWTYRDVVTVVEGAGQNLDCIMLPKVQTAQQVVALDLLLTQIEKTMGFEVGRIGIEAQIENAQGLNNVNEIAQASPRVETIIFGPADFMASINMKTLVVGEQPPGYPADAYHYILMKILMAARANDLQAIDGPYLQIRNVDGYREVARRAAALGFDGKWVLHPGQVEASNEIFSPSQEDFDHAELILDAYDYCTSEAGGKKGSAMLGDEMIDEASRKMALVISGKGRAAGMQRTSKFEIPEA; encoded by the coding sequence ATGACCGTCAACCGTCTTCGTCCGCGGCGTTCCTGCCTCGCCGTGCCCGGGAGCAACCCGCGCTTCCTGGAGAAGGCGCAGGGCCTCCCCGCCGACCAGGTCTTCCTGGACCTGGAGGACGCGTGCGCGCCGCTCGCCAAGCCCGAGGCGCGGCACACCATCGTCAAGTTCCTCAACGAGGGTGACTGGACGGGCAAGACGCGGGTCGTGCGCGTCAACGACTGGACGACCGAGTGGACGTACCGCGACGTCGTGACGGTGGTCGAGGGCGCCGGCCAGAACCTCGACTGCATCATGCTGCCGAAGGTGCAGACCGCCCAGCAGGTCGTCGCGCTCGACCTGCTGCTGACCCAGATCGAGAAGACGATGGGCTTCGAGGTCGGCCGGATCGGCATCGAGGCGCAGATCGAGAACGCCCAGGGCCTGAACAACGTCAACGAGATCGCCCAGGCGTCCCCGCGCGTGGAGACGATCATCTTCGGCCCGGCCGACTTCATGGCGTCGATCAACATGAAGACCCTCGTGGTGGGCGAGCAGCCGCCCGGCTACCCGGCGGACGCCTACCACTACATCCTGATGAAGATCCTGATGGCCGCCCGCGCCAACGACCTCCAGGCGATCGACGGCCCCTACCTGCAGATCCGTAACGTCGACGGCTACCGCGAGGTCGCCCGGCGCGCCGCCGCGCTCGGCTTCGACGGCAAGTGGGTGCTGCACCCGGGCCAGGTCGAGGCGTCCAACGAGATCTTCTCGCCCTCCCAGGAGGACTTCGACCACGCCGAGCTGATCCTGGACGCGTACGACTACTGCACGTCCGAGGCCGGCGGCAAGAAGGGCTCGGCGATGCTCGGCGACGAGATGATCGACGAGGCCAGCCGCAAGATGGCCCTGGTCATCTCCGGCAAGGGCCGGGCCGCGGGCATGCAGCGCACCAGCAAGTTCGAGATTCCGGAGGCGTGA